One window from the genome of bacterium encodes:
- a CDS encoding AAA family ATPase encodes MPPFEKFTTKAKEAVRKAHELAIERGQNHVSPLHLLAALVLQEESLVFSVLDRMDVDTMLLSDSLMETLEAPESSSVLSPSYQIYLTPDLAQALEAAGKVAARMNDSFVGTEHLFVAVLEHPGPASDLLARFHIDRDTVANVLKELKTTKDGQTVEPKRFRALGKYTRNLTKLALENKLDPVIGRDQEISRVIQILSRRTKNNPVLIGEAGTGKTAIAEGLAARIAANDVPEMLKGKELLSLDIGLLIAGTKYRGEFEERMKSIMKEVERAEGKVVLFIDELHTLVGAGAAEGAMDASNMLKPSLARGEIRVIGATTLKEYQKYIEKDTALTRRFQPVYVNEPSIEDAVAILRGLRDKYELFHGVRITDGAIVAAVDLSARYISDRFLPDKAIDLIDEAASGLRITLENKPAPLEETDRKIRRLEIERQALKKDEEAGKDKGSLEMKEVKERLKNIDTEIANLREKTSELELKWKNEKEVIESIRAIKTELERLKVAADNAEAAGELEEVAEIRYGKQPELQKELETKLKRLKTLQKSRRVLHEEVTEHEIASVVSRWTGIPVLRMLEEEASKLARMEEALHTSVIGQEAAVKIVSDAVKRSRVGIADPNRPIGSFLFLGPTGVGKTELSRRLAEFMFNDPEALVRVDMSEFMEKHSVAKLIGAPPGYVGYEESGSLTERIRHRPYAVVLFDEIEKAHPEIFNILLQVLDSGHLTDGKGRKVNFKNTIIILTSNIGAEYIDRMARIGFAASAASAEAEYADVKEKVTGALKEHFRPEFLNRLDDIIMFDVLGKEALAKIVEKQVGEVVARLAEKRISLTLSEDVRVWLAEKGYNPQYGARPLKRAIQDKILTPIASMMVSQGIMEGGSVSVSIKNGEPVFTVSKKGQRAMRTAREGQAAEAVA; translated from the coding sequence ATGCCGCCTTTCGAAAAATTCACCACGAAAGCAAAAGAAGCAGTCCGCAAAGCGCACGAGCTCGCGATCGAACGCGGGCAGAATCACGTGAGCCCGCTCCATCTTCTCGCGGCGCTCGTGCTTCAGGAGGAGAGCCTCGTTTTCTCCGTCCTCGACCGTATGGATGTCGATACCATGCTCCTTTCCGACTCGCTCATGGAGACGCTCGAAGCCCCCGAGTCTTCCTCGGTGCTCTCTCCCTCATACCAGATCTACCTCACCCCCGACCTCGCCCAGGCGCTTGAGGCGGCGGGGAAAGTGGCCGCAAGGATGAACGACTCGTTCGTCGGTACCGAGCACCTCTTCGTCGCGGTGCTCGAACATCCGGGACCGGCCTCGGATCTTCTCGCCCGTTTCCATATCGACCGCGACACGGTCGCGAATGTCCTTAAGGAACTGAAGACCACCAAGGACGGCCAGACCGTCGAGCCCAAGCGCTTCCGGGCACTCGGAAAATACACCAGGAATCTCACGAAGCTCGCGCTTGAGAACAAGCTTGATCCGGTCATCGGTCGCGACCAGGAGATCAGCCGCGTGATCCAGATACTTTCGCGCCGGACCAAGAACAATCCGGTCCTTATCGGCGAGGCCGGTACCGGAAAGACCGCGATCGCCGAAGGACTTGCCGCGCGCATCGCGGCGAACGATGTCCCCGAGATGCTCAAGGGGAAGGAGCTTCTTTCGCTCGATATCGGCCTCCTTATCGCCGGGACCAAATACCGCGGCGAGTTCGAGGAGCGCATGAAGTCCATCATGAAGGAGGTCGAGCGCGCGGAAGGAAAGGTGGTGCTGTTTATCGACGAGCTCCATACGCTCGTGGGAGCGGGCGCGGCCGAGGGCGCGATGGACGCGAGCAACATGCTGAAGCCATCACTCGCCCGCGGCGAGATCCGCGTCATCGGCGCGACGACGCTCAAGGAATACCAGAAGTACATCGAGAAGGACACCGCGCTCACGCGCCGCTTCCAGCCCGTCTACGTGAACGAACCGTCGATCGAAGATGCCGTCGCGATCCTCCGAGGCCTTCGCGATAAATACGAACTCTTCCACGGGGTGCGCATCACGGACGGCGCGATCGTCGCCGCCGTCGATCTCTCCGCCCGCTATATTTCGGACCGGTTCCTTCCGGACAAAGCCATCGACCTTATCGACGAGGCCGCCTCGGGCCTCCGCATTACGCTCGAGAACAAGCCCGCGCCCCTTGAGGAGACGGACCGGAAGATCCGCCGCCTCGAGATCGAGCGCCAGGCGCTCAAAAAGGACGAAGAGGCCGGAAAGGATAAGGGGTCGCTCGAGATGAAAGAGGTGAAGGAGCGGCTTAAGAATATAGATACGGAGATCGCGAACCTGCGCGAGAAGACGAGCGAACTCGAGCTTAAGTGGAAGAACGAGAAGGAAGTCATCGAAAGTATCCGCGCCATAAAAACGGAACTCGAGCGGCTCAAGGTCGCGGCGGACAATGCCGAAGCCGCGGGAGAACTCGAAGAAGTCGCGGAGATCCGGTACGGCAAGCAGCCCGAGCTTCAGAAGGAGCTTGAGACGAAACTCAAACGCCTCAAGACGCTCCAGAAATCGCGGCGCGTCCTTCATGAGGAAGTGACCGAGCACGAGATCGCGTCGGTGGTATCGCGCTGGACGGGCATTCCGGTGCTCCGGATGCTTGAGGAGGAAGCCTCGAAGCTCGCCAGAATGGAGGAGGCGCTTCACACGTCCGTCATCGGCCAGGAAGCCGCGGTCAAGATCGTCTCGGACGCCGTGAAGCGCTCGCGGGTCGGCATCGCGGATCCGAACCGGCCGATCGGCTCGTTCCTCTTTTTGGGGCCCACGGGAGTCGGGAAGACCGAGCTCTCGCGGCGCCTTGCGGAATTTATGTTCAACGACCCCGAGGCGCTCGTGCGCGTCGACATGAGCGAATTCATGGAGAAGCACTCGGTCGCGAAGCTCATCGGCGCGCCGCCGGGGTATGTGGGATACGAAGAATCCGGCTCGCTCACCGAGCGCATCCGGCACCGTCCGTACGCGGTCGTCCTCTTCGACGAGATCGAGAAGGCGCATCCGGAGATCTTCAACATCCTCCTCCAGGTGCTCGACTCCGGCCACCTCACCGACGGCAAGGGCCGCAAGGTGAATTTCAAGAACACCATCATTATCCTCACGTCGAACATCGGCGCCGAATACATCGACCGCATGGCGCGCATCGGGTTCGCGGCTTCCGCCGCAAGCGCCGAAGCGGAATACGCCGATGTGAAGGAGAAGGTGACGGGGGCTTTGAAGGAGCATTTCCGCCCCGAGTTCCTCAATCGCCTCGACGACATCATCATGTTCGACGTGCTCGGGAAGGAGGCGCTCGCAAAGATCGTCGAGAAGCAGGTGGGGGAGGTGGTCGCGCGCCTTGCCGAAAAGCGCATCAGCCTCACGCTTTCGGAGGATGTGCGGGTGTGGCTTGCGGAGAAGGGGTATAACCCGCAGTACGGAGCGCGGCCACTCAAGCGCGCCATCCAAGACAAGATCCTCACGCCGATTGCCTCGATGATGGTCTCGCAGGGGATCATGGAAGGCGGCTCGGTCTCGGTGTCGATCAAGAACGGCGAGCCCGTATTTACGGTCTCCAAGAAGGGCCAGCGCGCGATGCGTACCGCACGGGAAGGGCAAGCGGCCGAAGCGGTTGCCTAA
- a CDS encoding aminotransferase class V-fold PLP-dependent enzyme has product MGLFSKKRAYLDWAAAAPVSDAAARAYMRARKAYGNPSSPHAEGRAAKDILEAARTKIARLMEVKADDVVFTSGATEANALAIVGHACSLIRSGRKPESIRFLYLPSSHASIAGTMQILRDEWIRVEELPVRNGRIEIEALAPMLTQEASLISMDAVCGETGTVWNTREVAEACKGTRTLLHVDATQAPLTQKFSRAHFNADIVTLDASKVGGMRGIGALIAHRTLPLSAVMSGGGQERGLRPGTESPALAASFAAALEEAKEGREAFGGRALRAKQDLISEIRGIPGLVMNTGAATVPNILNVSLPGRDTDYLIALLDHAGFAVSTRSACETNSTEGSRAVFVLTGDTERAKSTLRVSWGPSTSDPELRRFAGALREAVRFLDAAKSAIL; this is encoded by the coding sequence ATGGGCTTATTCTCCAAAAAGCGCGCGTATCTCGACTGGGCCGCAGCCGCGCCGGTTTCGGACGCGGCTGCGCGCGCGTATATGCGCGCCAGGAAGGCATACGGCAATCCGTCCTCGCCGCACGCGGAAGGACGGGCCGCGAAAGACATACTCGAAGCCGCTCGCACGAAGATCGCCCGGCTTATGGAAGTGAAGGCGGACGACGTGGTATTCACTTCCGGAGCGACCGAGGCGAACGCGCTTGCGATCGTAGGGCATGCGTGCTCGCTCATCCGTTCCGGAAGGAAGCCGGAAAGTATCCGTTTTCTGTACCTGCCGTCGTCCCACGCCTCGATCGCCGGGACCATGCAGATATTGCGGGACGAATGGATTCGTGTCGAAGAACTTCCGGTCAGGAACGGCAGGATCGAGATCGAAGCGCTCGCACCGATGCTTACCCAAGAAGCCTCGCTTATTTCCATGGACGCGGTATGCGGCGAAACGGGAACGGTCTGGAATACGCGGGAAGTCGCCGAGGCGTGCAAGGGTACCCGTACGCTGCTTCATGTCGATGCGACGCAGGCTCCGCTTACGCAGAAATTCTCCCGTGCGCACTTCAATGCGGATATCGTGACGCTTGACGCGTCGAAGGTCGGCGGCATGCGCGGCATCGGCGCGCTTATCGCGCACCGGACGCTTCCGCTCTCGGCGGTCATGAGCGGCGGAGGGCAGGAGCGGGGGCTCCGGCCGGGGACCGAAAGCCCGGCGCTTGCCGCAAGTTTTGCCGCCGCGCTTGAGGAGGCAAAAGAGGGAAGGGAAGCGTTTGGCGGCCGGGCGCTGCGCGCGAAACAGGACCTCATTTCCGAGATCAGGGGGATTCCGGGCCTTGTCATGAACACTGGGGCGGCAACCGTTCCGAACATACTGAACGTGTCGCTTCCTGGGCGCGACACCGATTATCTCATCGCGCTTCTCGACCATGCGGGATTCGCGGTCTCGACGAGAAGCGCGTGCGAAACAAACAGCACCGAAGGATCCCGGGCGGTTTTTGTTCTTACCGGCGACACCGAGCGTGCGAAGTCGACGCTGCGGGTCTCCTGGGGACCGTCAACCAGCGATCCGGAACTCAGGCGGTTTGCCGGGGCGCTTCGCGAGGCCGTGCGCTTTCTCGACGCCGCCAAAAGCGCTATACTATAG